In a genomic window of Callithrix jacchus isolate 240 chromosome 22, calJac240_pri, whole genome shotgun sequence:
- the CEBPA gene encoding CCAAT/enhancer-binding protein alpha yields MESADFYEVEPRPLMSSHLQSPSHAPSSAAFGFPRGAGLAQPPAPPAAPEPLGGICEHETSIDISAYIDPAAFNDEFLADLFQHSRQQEKAKAAAGPAGGGGGGDFDYPGAPAGASGAVMPGGAHGPPPGYGCAAAGYLDGRLEPLYERVGAPALRPLVIKQEPREEDEAKQLALAGLFPYQPPPPPPPSHPHPHPPPTHLAAPHLQFQIAHCGQTTMHLQPGHPTPPPTPVPSPHPAPALGAAGLPGPGGALKGLGAAHADLRAGGGGGAGKAKKSVDKNSNEYRVRRERNNIAVRKSRDKAKQRNVETQQKVLELTSDNDRLRKRVEQLSRELDTLRGIFRQLPESSLVKAMGNCA; encoded by the coding sequence ATGGAGTCGGCCGACTTCTACGAGGTGGAGCCGCGGCCCCTGATGAGCAGCCACCTGCAGAGCCCCTCGCACGCGCCCAGCAGCGCCGCCTTCGGCTTTCCCCGGGGCGCTGGCCTCGCGCAACCTCCCGCCCCACCTGCCGCCCCGGAGCCGCTGGGCGGCATCTGCGAGCACGAGACGTCCATCGACATCAGCGCCTACATCGACCCGGCCGCCTTTAACGACGAGTTCCTGGCCGACCTGTTCCAGCACAGCCGGCAGCAGGAGAAGGCCAAGGCGGCCGCTGGCcccgcgggcggcggcggcggcggcgattTTGACTACCCCGGCGCGCCCGCGGGCGCCAGCGGCGCCGTCATGCCCGGTGGAGCGCATGGGCCCCCACCCGGCTACGGGTGCGCGGCCGCCGGCTACCTGGACGGCCGGCTGGAGCCCCTGTACGAGCGCGTCGGGGCGCCGGCGCTGCGGCCGCTTGTGATCAAGCAGGAGCCCCGCGAGGAGGACGAAGCCAAGCAGCTGGCGCTGGCCGGCCTCTTCCCCtaccagccgccgccgccgccgccgccctcgCACCCGCACCCGCACCCGCCGCCCACGCATCTGGCCGCCCCGCACCTGCAGTTCCAGATCGCGCACTGCGGCCAGACCACCATGCACCTGCAGCCCGGTCACCCCACGCCGCCGCCCACGCCTGTGCCCAGTCCGCACCCCGCGCCAGCGCTCGGCGCCGCCGGCCTGCCGGGCCCAGGCGGCGCGCTTAAGGGGCTGGGCGCCGCGCACGCCGACCTCCGAgcgggtggcggcggcggcgcagGCAAGGCGAAGAAGTCGGTGGACAAGAACAGCAACGAGTACCGTGTGCGGCGCGAGCGCAACAACATCGCGGTGCGCAAGAGCCGCGACAAGGCCAAGCAGCGCAACGTGGAGACGCAGCAGAAAGTGCTGGAGCTGACCAGTGACAATGACCGCCTGCGCAAGCGGGTGGAACAGCTGAGCCGCGAACTGGACACGCTGCGGGGCATCTTCCGCCAGCTGCCAGAGAGCTCCTTAGTCAAGGCCATGGGCAACTGCGCGTGA